Genomic window (Rosa chinensis cultivar Old Blush chromosome 6, RchiOBHm-V2, whole genome shotgun sequence):
gccaccaacatcgCCAGAGTTGttgcctttctctctctttgcaTGTTGACCTCAtcagttccgtgttcgcctattttggcagttaccttcccaagtagagtgattatataGACCAAAACGtctagaagtatccctaagattagggtttcgctcttggcgccctctcttaggggcgcgactataattggattccggaatatgctctgtttccacggatctcaaattatagttcttcacaaggatgttgtcattcTTTTCatcgacattcatagctccaatgagttcatgaaaccttgtgatcgatcctgcagtaacatcgattcgatagttcttagtaaccatcaatgcagagacggggaagttagaaagagtcttctcaatcaacatcgcatttgtgatctcattgccacagaattccattaaggatttaatgtgacatgtttccgagttgtagtcaagaactgacttgaaatcacaagagcggaggctatgccatctcacttctaggtcaggaagcaaggagtcacggacgttgccaaatctttcttcgagtgagacccacagccttctggggtcttcttcattcatacactcgtactggagcgaatcatccatatgacgagtcattaggatgatggctgtcgccttatttgcctttaaggctactctatttgcttccgaagcttgagcttgctcaataattaacacgtcctggctaggctcgagaattgtATCCatgattccatcggccttgagatgttggtggacatcacgaacccacttgtgatatctagagccaattgctcccaatggagcaaagtccaatttattcaggttactcatcttgaaagagaacaagaaattagggttagtttcagagcgtaaAAAGAtaccacaaaaacatataaaatttctgagggtAGTGCTCCCAAGATATTAtgaatttctaagcgtaatcgcttccaagaatttcaattccaagaggtattggattagatcgaaataatgacgtaagtggtcgatcataaaaactctacaaactctaagtttggagatctcaacaagctccaaccttggagtgagcatgaacccccacagttctaCTTAATTTGGTCTCGCTTATGATGAAGAAAGTGGGGTAGAAAaaaggaggttgcaagtccccgagaaaaagaaaaaaagtgtgaaaaacttcaaaaatgggaacttcAATCTTAAAAATTTACTTATTGTTTCTaggcttgagaacacgcgcAAGTTGATACAGGTGTGTTGGAAAACAGGCTGCGAGGATGTGCGAGGCAGGCGAGCTTTGGGCGAGGCTAATTGAATGCGGGGGTTGCAGGGCTACGGGCAGCAGTGGTAGAGCGCGCTCGAGTGGAGCAGCGAGCGCAGGGGCTCGTAGGAGCTGTGGGGGCAGCAAGTGAGCGTAGGGCTGAGGGGACAGCGAATGCAGGGAGCGCTCACGGGGAGTAGTGAGCGCAGGGGTGCGTAGAAGTTGCGGGggatttggtgagaagagttttagggttttggtttttagggctcatgctgataacatatttaaggaaaactgaaattgggagagaattaagtcgtactttcattgataataggggcctctttatatagaagattacaagacatagaatcagagttctaCAAGGAAACGTAATATTACAATTGATTGTGTGTATAAGATTGcccaaatttgagctacacttccaaacatcttataagattgcccacttacctaacaaattacatattttttgccctaatCCCCTTATCAATCCATTCAAGGaattggccttttttttttagttatttcccttacttaatcattttaacttcgtttctattttctaggtacattggagcaGATGAAAGACAAATGAACTTAAAAGAGTAGGAGAAGCAATGTAGACGTTAGAAATGACAAAGGCAAGGCACAAGGGAcgcagaaatgagctgaaatgaaggaATGGAGTATTcttggtccaactaggaaaatGAATCCCAGTCAAATTAGGAATCCTGGGTCAACTAGGAAATAAGCtcggaaaaatgaagaaaaatggtgaAAATGCAATCCTAGTTGGACTCGGAAACCTACTCCTGCCATGAAAAGGAATCTTAATAACACAAGGAGTCCCTGCTGGACAAGAAAAGCTCGACAAGGTCCTGAAAACTCTAGAAAATATTTTGACCAAAGAGTCCTTATTGGACTAGCATGAAGAGTCTtgattggactaggaaacctaattgcATGAGGAGTCCTGATGACGCTAGGATACCTGAGTGGACTAGGAGAGTCCAAGAACATTcaagaagcatctagaagaAGTCCAAAACGTCCTATACAAAGGTGATATAGATTGGGAGTCGTTTTTAACAAGAAAAGATGGATAAAAATAAGATTTGGAGTCCCTATTAGACATAGACTGATTTTGGCCAAATTTCAAGTATATATATGGATaatgacatctcaattaaatcctaaatgcatCTAGACATGATTGTGGCCAAAGGGAGACTCCTAGAGATAATGaaggagagttttaagggattaCAACATTCAGGAAGGATGAAATCTAGTCCAGATACGTTCCTTATTGCTTACACTCCTTGTTTGTCAAATTTGAAGAGGGAAAATCAGAATATATCCTTAATATTTCAGCAAAATAATATTTATTAAAGAATCATAGCTCAAATTTGAAGGCTTCTCGTTGATTGGATGTCACAAGAATGCTAACGTGGGTTTATCTGATTGGTTTGAGCAATGTAGACCAATTAGATaatttctaaaaattaaaagagAGGATCCAGACGACTTGGAGACTAAGGcttgccgtcccctatatatacatGTCTAATTCAGTTACATCTTAAAGGTCAACTTAAAGTGGGTAAGTTTAAGCCTGCTGGTTTGTGCTGATTTTGGGTgaaatagacaaaaaaaaaaaaaaagtcttgctCCTCTTTCTCTAATTCTAACATCAAGCCTCatcaattctttcattcttttcacTACCAAAAATAAtattccattctctagtcttctagTTCTGCGTCTTCAAgtaaggaggagaagaagccatgtaatacatcaagatcctagctgccatccacccttgtgtcatccatagaagattgcttgctttcaaggatcttcaagttctacgtctcaaggctttgtcattcatctttcacggtgtatttcatcttttctttgtaaactcttatgttttctttgtttgatttagtAAACTATagattctagttaacaaataacgttaagggcaaagtttaaagcccgtttatatgttttgaaataaagttgcgaattctatatgttgatttctgATGGAATTCCTGCAAGTATACAGGGTGGATGTAGTATAGTAATGGAAGAGAAGGGGTTGTCGTTCCCACGAGGATATTAAGTCAATTCACAATATGAAAACCTAAATTAAgtaaaaccaaaaacacacaaaacaagaaacacaaATCGATTAAGACACACACAATGACTCAAACTAAGACTATGATTTTCACGGTTTTGAAAAGAGTTGTTGATAATGAGAAAAtttctttaaaacaaaaactTAAAAAGTGAATCTAAataaactgaaattgaaaagagtCTATAATGATTGAAAGTaagaatatgatgatgatgagcctaGGGTGTCGGAATCAACCACAAGCAATCTTATCTACGTTTGAACCAACCAATGGATTCTTTCGTTTCTCCAGAtgataattcccgtatctaagtccttctcaggtactctagaccatagttttccttaagtgcaTGATTTTCTCCCTCTCGGTAAAGGTCGTATATCCTAACTATGCAGTTTatccttctcaggtataaatttaacatgcaggACTCATTACGCTTTaaaaaacaagggaatcaagcaaatcattattctttctcaagtaataatgtaatttacaaTTCTTAATCACATGAAGCTAATATGAATTATATTacagctatgcctcaaattcatcttctgatAACTAGATGCAAGCCCTAAAGGTCGATAAGCAACAATTCAAGCAGAGATTAAGAATTCATCTGAAAAGAAACTAATAATCCATCAATTGAATATCAAAACATGTAAACAATCATGCTAGGGCCTCATCCTAGCCCTAGAAAAGGAGTTTAGctaaataaaactaaataaaacataggaaaaacatgaaaagaatggaaaggAAAAAGATGGGGAAGATAGATGAGTCGTGTCTGCTCCTTAGGCATCTGCAATGTGCTCCGAGACTCTCCtctcatgtaaattcgtgctcccttatatagggaagatttctgctcatctttggcttcatgttttcttgtaaaacttgggtttaaattcctttcttcatttggaatggaaaaaccttgaaatatctcttgtagaagtaggaatgaGTTCATCATttaatcctcatctgaattaacttccttgaaacattaggattgaccaTCTTGTGCCAtggaacttgagttctccatgaatggttgtaaattcccgagcagattttctgtctgacctatcttcactcaaataatcataactttctctagaagtatcgaaatcaagatccgtaaaattctatAGAAagtagacatctgtagctttccattGATATAAGGTTCGTTGTCTGATTCTATCTGAGTAACTCCTAGTAATTAGGCGAAGTTGGATGTTCTGCACAGACAGATTCTGGGACTTGGAATTGCACATTGcctttcaatcctagttagctcattttggcttcttttcttctttctatggaacaaacctacaaaaacactaaaagatgtaaatgaatcataaataaggagaactaaacataaaaaccaagattaagaggcatagaaatataggataatatgagcacatcaatttctatgttgcttatgtgagattgcttgattgattttggaatacAGAAATTTTTggcatttttatgttctttggtggccaacttaggatatatgcatgtaattggagctagatttaggtaaacaattcacatAATAGTTCTGTGAatctatttcataagtagtaaaggttttggtcgacaaaagtcaaaatcaattaaggaggattgcaaatagataaGCTTTCTTATACTAGGTTGTATATGTGCACTTTTGTTggcatcctttctttgttcttcatgcattgaatgtgttcttgagtagctagctttctagactatgattgcatgtttaataggattgatttaagtgctttcacttagattaattattcaaggaaagtaaactatgggaaatcgtttgcttattaATATTTCACacggtcaacttctttctcatgacataaataatcaactataggaattgtaattagatttcattcatatggttgtggttttgatctttattccttaCATTTCATCccttgtatatgtattttagttttatttttgtttcttttaattttaaactttcaaaaccctaatACCCCCTAATTTACGTTTTAGgattcttttattcttttatttttgttttcgtaaataataCACTATATTTGTAAATTGACTCTTTGtttgtttatgcaattacatgtgtaccttcaatccccggcttgaacgattcCTACTGTTGAGCAAAAATATGCACActgtgagcgtaaatgtcacccaacataatttcactcgtattcatttagtgaatagagttttaattatttcgggttcgacccatcccattcaagacagaatgtgtctcttaattatattcccttgttacaaggaaacaccctttgattccatttatgaagaaaccaattgtggatgtgtgtatgtttgtttgtttttgctgctgcacccggatatttgaatgggttgcctacgtacccttggaaagggatcaagccactcgtagttcaagaattccaatgggtgaatgacGCATTGGAAGGTATTGCTTTTTAGAATAGGAATTATATTccaatgggttgcctacgtacccttggaaagggatcaagccactcgtagttcaactctgacaagattaagccttcaagcaccccaatggtcgtccgtagtcttgatccaaagaaggatccattccgtccaaaagatgacgaagaagaagtgctagaggcagaagtgccctatctaagtgcaataggtgcattattgtacttagcacaatgcacaaaaccggatatctcattcgctgtgaacttgctagctagatatagctctgcgccaacacgacgccattggactggtgttaaagatatctttcgatacctaagtggtacgatcgatatggacttgttctatccctacagagagaagatggattcagacccatctaGTGTCAGGGACGCCACATATGGTGGACCGCATTCCCTCTCCCCaccccaaaacgatataagtgttttggaatgttttgctgatgctgggtacctctctgacccacacaaaggtcgctcccaaactggttatgttttcaccatgggaaagaccgtgatatcttggaggtctacaaaccagatcttagtcgctacctcttcgaatcatgcaaagattattgctcttcacgaagcagttcgtgaatgtatatggcttaggtccatagttacgcatgttcgaaacaattgtggtctgaagtctaccacagatgagccaacaagcatttatgaggataatgctacttgcattgaacaaatgaagcaaggctacatcaaaggtgacaacaccaagcacatatcgcctaaattcttctacaatcagcaacaacagaagctcctcaagatcaaagtgaaccaggttcgttctgaggacaatgttgcagacttgtttactaagtcattgcccaaatccacgttcgagaaacatgtggcaagaattggttTGCGAAAATTAtctaaactcccatgatcgtagtcatcagggagaggcgcagacatcagggggagatgtctacatgttcgtctcgaatcgtgaagggtgtgttgtactatttttccccttcgaccgaggttatttttatcccactgggtttttgttactcggcaaggtttttaacgaggcaacgagagaagcaccgagTTTGGgtaacacaagggggagtgttcaagtaaaccctaatttgtgtttggcccaaactctaggttacttgctctagtggtaatagggttaaattaggaggatctagattcctattcaatgtacgattactttccttgtataattgagattttatgcattgtaatcctctatataaagatgccctattatcaatgagaatacacagcaaattcctctcaatttcagtttctctacaacaaattgataaaattctagattccatcgtttcaaaatttctcgataatttaatattgtctcatccaaacgcaacattaggaagtgttccttaaaggtcaagtgagacttcattaatacaactgttcgtttatttttacatgaaaaaacaatcataatgttattaatactatgtaaaaattcaatgaacaataggtgtataacacagcaataatcaaagaaaaagtgcaattaaggaaggtgtaaaatagaaatcatcgtccacattaacattaaagtcagctaacatgtcttacacgaacaaataagtaataagtagctaataatgagccagtaaagttcaCTAATGGCATATTTAGTAAAGTTGACTGGggacttttccctaatggcatatttacactgaaatagaaaacatcatccacactgaaattgaaagtcagctaacatgtcttacagtaacaaataagtactacgTAGCCAATGACGAgccagtagagttcactggagatCTTTACCTAAtgacatattcacacttaaatagaagccatcatctactgaaactgaaagagctaacatgtcttgcacgaacaagtaagtattcagtagccaatgatgagctagtagagttcactggagacctttacctaatgacatattcacacttaaatagaagccatcatctactaaaactgaaagagctaacatgtcttcatgaacaagtaagtattaagtaacCAATGATGAGCTGGTCAAGTTTACTGAGGATCTTTTTCTAatggcataattacactaaaatagaagtcatcatccacattgtcttatagtaacaaataagtactaagtagccaataatgagctagtaaagttcactggggaccttttcctaatgacataattacactaaaatagaagtcatcatccatactgaaatttaaagttagctagcatgtcttacacgaacaataagtactaagtagctaataatgagccagtaaagtttactggagacctttcccgaatgacatattcacactaaaatagaagtcatcatccattgaaacttaaaataagctagtgtacgtgtcttgcacgaacaagtaagtactaaATAACCAATAGTAAATttcaacggggaatctttccctaataacatattcacactaaaattgaagccatatatcattcacattgaaattgaaagtcagctaagtactaacatgtcttatacgaACAAAAAAGTACCAAGTAactaataatgaacaagtagagttcactgggaacttttttctaatgacatatttacactaaaataaagctatcattcacatttaaaaatcaatattgtctattgaaaaatttgggatcaacaaaacaagtatactcccttcaaaaaaaaaaaaaaacaagtatactttcaaaaattaatttcctcatgtgcaatatattgtattccatattaagcaatttcttttcagatatcaacttcccaatcaatttagatatctaggttttcaatcacAAGATTTTATGAGTTTAAATTAtgatttaaatacattttctttccatttttgtgaatccaatttaatttttgacttttcaaattaacttgttaatgtaaggtaactaatctcccattaattttattaaatttatttattaaaagatttaaatattacttcaatttaccagatttcatggattataattacgatattaatatatatatacacacacacacacacataccacattaattctccatcgaaaatatataatttttttggacgaattatatatatatatatatgcgcacacacacacccatactttttttttaatatgtataatgaaaaaaaatccaaaataatgaaaaagaaagaaaggaaaaaaaaaccaaacaatatttttttagaagaaagtcaaaataatttagagtcgttatatattcaacaacatatatatatatatatatatatatatatatatatatatacagatcctatccagagcgaggcatcgctttgaaatttcagagcgaggttagggtttagggtcacttttcggtcggatatccacatctcaaccgttcagtttctaggtactaatgtatagatcatctctgcaaaatttcagccaaattgatggtcgttaaggcattaataactaccttaaagctagtacagttcaggttggacagattcaggtTGGACCGAAatgtgaccctaaactccaacctcacactttaatttcagagcaaggcctcgctctgaaattaaagtgggaggttggagtttagggtcacatttcggtctcatatccacatctcgaccgttcagtttttaggtactaatgtatagatcatctctgcaaaatttcagccaaattaatgatctttaaggtatctaactcacttaaactaataaaaaaaagaaaaagaaaaaaaataaaataatgtatcttttctagaataaagctaaaataatttagagccattagattttgaaattataagatagtctttttattcaagaatgatATGACATAATTTGACAAATTAGTAAGGTGTATAGGTGACATGGCTTGACACCTagaattgaggccacaaatcttaggcctcattgaggccctatatcattgcccttttgTCAAATATCTCATTCATAAAGGGAACGCAAATCACAGATGAACAGCTAAGCAAACTCTAGCGCTAGGAAACCAAATCGATGTTGAGGCAAAGTGATCAGTAAGCTTAAGCATTTGCTTAACAATCAGTTTATACAAGTAGATTATTACAAAAATGATATGAATTGAATGTGTTAGGCTATAGGAGAATATAAATgtctgtatatatatttatgatacACAGTGACAGTGCCATGCAGAAACTGTAAGCAGATACCTATCTTGCCATCCTAGAGAAATTGTCCTTCCATCATCTCTTTCAAAAACTCTGAAGCCAGCTGCAGTACTGCTACCATTACTACTCTCTCCTTCGAATTGAAGCGGACAATAATGGGTCCTTATCTTCAAGAGAAGTCTAGCTTGGATCTTGGACTTGGAGCTTAGATTAATTCCTTCAAAACCATGACTCTCCATCCTCGCCTTCCATGTCTCCGTCGACTTTTCGGTTTTTCGATCCTCCTGAATATGGTCGTAGTTGAGCATGCTTTTGATCTCCTTTCCCAGATGGTTCTTCTCAATGCTCAGCCTCTCCACACTCTCTAGTGGTAAGCAATCATCTAAAGAATCAAACATGGCTGCAAAATAATGCAAAGACTCCATGAATCTCGGCAAGAAACTTCGAGGGCTTCTGCTTCCTTCTTGTTCAACCAACATTACAATCGAAGGGTTAAGTAAATGTACAGATTTTAATGTGTCAGATATCTTCATATTATTCTTCAAGCTGTTCAAATGGAAAACCAAATTCACCGCAATCGTTTCGTTTCTATTCTTCCTCAAGTTTATGAGATTTGAGCCTTGCAGCAATCCTTGGAATTCGAAAACGAGGTTGCGACATCCCTTTGAAAAACTGAGCAATCTGTTCTCCGTCTCCCGCAGTTCATCCAAGCTTCTTCCAAACCCCGTAATCCTGAGGGATATCCGACTGCTACTGCTTCCCTTTTCGGAAAGAGATTGTATTAGTGAAGGCCATTGAAAGCCATAGGAGACGTCGAAATCAATTATATGCAAGGAACGGTTgttcttgtcttcttctttctcaaaTGCCTCAATTATGGCCTGGTTGGCTGTAAAATGAGCAAACTGGTAGTAGGGGGAAACCCGGTAAAGAGCAGTGAAGGCTACAAACTCTTCCTCATGCGTTGGCTCCTTGGAAATCACGTCGTAGAATGGTGATTTCCGGGTGAGAAGCCTCGCTGCCAAGCCATCTGCAAAGTAAGCCACAACTCGTTGCACTGAGTCGCCACACAAGGAAACACTTTTGTACAACTCTGTAAGATTCTCCAAGGCTGAGCTCACATTGTTTTCATTTACAGCAGTGGCTGTTATGAGCAACATGTGGACTAATTGGAGGCCTTTGCCATCTTCATCAACACTACAATAAATATTATTATCATTACAATAATTgtgacctcctcctcctcctttcttCTTGTGGTCTAGTTTTAGCATTTGTTCCCTCATTTGAAGAAGCCTGAATATCTTCCCCTCACAACCTTCATATGATGATGAACTGAGATCGCC
Coding sequences:
- the LOC112173749 gene encoding GRAS family protein RAM1 encodes the protein MEDIDEEGDELLNLSLAIVTNSGGERMKKRKRRENTGDLSSSSYEGCEGKIFRLLQMREQMLKLDHKKKGGGGGHNYCNDNNIYCSVDEDGKGLQLVHMLLITATAVNENNVSSALENLTELYKSVSLCGDSVQRVVAYFADGLAARLLTRKSPFYDVISKEPTHEEEFVAFTALYRVSPYYQFAHFTANQAIIEAFEKEEDKNNRSLHIIDFDVSYGFQWPSLIQSLSEKGSSSSRISLRITGFGRSLDELRETENRLLSFSKGCRNLVFEFQGLLQGSNLINLRKNRNETIAVNLVFHLNSLKNNMKISDTLKSVHLLNPSIVMLVEQEGSRSPRSFLPRFMESLHYFAAMFDSLDDCLPLESVERLSIEKNHLGKEIKSMLNYDHIQEDRKTEKSTETWKARMESHGFEGINLSSKSKIQARLLLKIRTHYCPLQFEGESSNGSSTAAGFRVFERDDGRTISLGWQDRYLLTVSAWHCHCVS